One window from the genome of Apus apus isolate bApuApu2 chromosome 12, bApuApu2.pri.cur, whole genome shotgun sequence encodes:
- the LOC127389651 gene encoding diacylglycerol O-acyltransferase 2-like isoform X5 — MKTIIAACSQNLSGSRASIQTALRTLLVSPWPSRWDVRSWLQLLSVLQWVLSFLLLGAVSLLLLIYLVFTSFWPISALYLAWIIFDWDTPEKGGRRLPCLRRWPVWRHFRDYFPVKLVKTHDLSPSHNYIIGSHPHGILCVGAFCNFITGSTGFGGMFPGIRPYLTTLAGNFRLPVFREYLMSGGERLRALPAPCPAPCTLPAPCLHPALLCPALHPAPAPCLHPACTLPAPCTCTLHLHPAPCTAPCPAPCTALAPALLPACTAPTLHPHPACTAPSPCQHPNSILTLPTPCLPPA; from the exons ATGAAAACCATCATTGCAGCCTGTTCCCAAAACCTGAGTG GCAGCCGTGCCAGCATCCAGACCGCCCTGCGCACCCTGCTGGTGTCCCCCTGGCCCTCGCGGTGGGACGTCCGCTCctggctccagctcctctccgTCCTGCAGTGGGTGctcagcttcctgctgctgg GAGCCGTcagcctgctgctcctcatcTACCTGGTGTTCACCAGCTTCTGGCCCATCTCTGCGCTCTACCTGGCCTGGATCATCTTTGACTGGGACACGCCAGAGAAAG GTGGCAGGAGGCTGCCGTGCCTGCGGCGATGGCCCGTCTGGCGGCACTTTCGGGATTATTTCCCCGTGAAG CTGGTGAAGACGCACGACCTGTCCCCCAGCCACAACTACATCATCGGCTCCCACCCCCACGGCATCCTCTGCGTCGGCGCCTTCTGCAACTTCATCACCGGCTCCACGGGCTTCGGGGGGATGTTCCCGGGCATCCGGCCCTACCTCACCACCCTGGCCGGCAACTTCCGCCTGCCCGTCTTCAGGGAGTACCTGATGAGCGGGGGTGAGAGGCTGCGGGcgctgcctgcaccctgccctgcacc ctgcaccctgcctgcaccctgcctgcaccctgcactgctctgccctgcacTGCACCCTGcacctgcaccctgcctgcaccctgcctgcaccctgcctgcaccctgcacCTGCACCCTGCACCTGCACCCTGCACCCTGCAC TgcaccctgccctgcaccctgcaCTGCACTGGCCCCtgcactgctccctgcctgcactgccccTACACTGCACCCTCACCCTGC CTGCACTGCACCCTCACCCTGCCAGCACCCTAACTCTATCCTCACCCTGCCCacgccctgcctgccccctgcctgA
- the LOC127389651 gene encoding diacylglycerol O-acyltransferase 2-like isoform X6 — protein sequence MKTIIAACSQNLSGSRASIQTALRTLLVSPWPSRWDVRSWLQLLSVLQWVLSFLLLGAVSLLLLIYLVFTSFWPISALYLAWIIFDWDTPEKGGRRLPCLRRWPVWRHFRDYFPVKLVKTHDLSPSHNYIIGSHPHGILCVGAFCNFITGSTGFGGMFPGIRPYLTTLAGNFRLPVFREYLMSGGERLRALPAPCPAPCTLPAPCLHPALLCPALHPAPAPCLHPACTLPAPCTCTLHLHPAPCTCTLHPALHPACTLHLHPAPCTAPCPAPCTALAPALLPACTAPTLHPHPA from the exons ATGAAAACCATCATTGCAGCCTGTTCCCAAAACCTGAGTG GCAGCCGTGCCAGCATCCAGACCGCCCTGCGCACCCTGCTGGTGTCCCCCTGGCCCTCGCGGTGGGACGTCCGCTCctggctccagctcctctccgTCCTGCAGTGGGTGctcagcttcctgctgctgg GAGCCGTcagcctgctgctcctcatcTACCTGGTGTTCACCAGCTTCTGGCCCATCTCTGCGCTCTACCTGGCCTGGATCATCTTTGACTGGGACACGCCAGAGAAAG GTGGCAGGAGGCTGCCGTGCCTGCGGCGATGGCCCGTCTGGCGGCACTTTCGGGATTATTTCCCCGTGAAG CTGGTGAAGACGCACGACCTGTCCCCCAGCCACAACTACATCATCGGCTCCCACCCCCACGGCATCCTCTGCGTCGGCGCCTTCTGCAACTTCATCACCGGCTCCACGGGCTTCGGGGGGATGTTCCCGGGCATCCGGCCCTACCTCACCACCCTGGCCGGCAACTTCCGCCTGCCCGTCTTCAGGGAGTACCTGATGAGCGGGGGTGAGAGGCTGCGGGcgctgcctgcaccctgccctgcacc ctgcaccctgcctgcaccctgcctgcaccctgcactgctctgccctgcacTGCACCCTGcacctgcaccctgcctgcaccctgcctgcaccctgcctgcaccctgcacCTGCACCCTGCACCTGCACCCTGCACCCTGCACCTGCACCCTGCACCCTGCActgcaccctgcctgcaccctgcacCTGCACCCTGCACCCTGCACTgcaccctgccctgcaccctgcaCTGCACTGGCCCCtgcactgctccctgcctgcactgccccTACACTGCACCCTCACCCTGCCTGA
- the LOC127389651 gene encoding diacylglycerol O-acyltransferase 2-like isoform X4 produces MKTIIAACSQNLSGSRASIQTALRTLLVSPWPSRWDVRSWLQLLSVLQWVLSFLLLGAVSLLLLIYLVFTSFWPISALYLAWIIFDWDTPEKGGRRLPCLRRWPVWRHFRDYFPVKLVKTHDLSPSHNYIIGSHPHGILCVGAFCNFITGSTGFGGMFPGIRPYLTTLAGNFRLPVFREYLMSGGERLRALPAPCPAPCTLPAPCLHPACTLHLHPAPALPLHCTLTLPELHPHPATTLPTPCLHPACTLPALHPHPASTLTLSSPCPRPACPLPELHPHFASTQSAPCLCPTCTLA; encoded by the exons ATGAAAACCATCATTGCAGCCTGTTCCCAAAACCTGAGTG GCAGCCGTGCCAGCATCCAGACCGCCCTGCGCACCCTGCTGGTGTCCCCCTGGCCCTCGCGGTGGGACGTCCGCTCctggctccagctcctctccgTCCTGCAGTGGGTGctcagcttcctgctgctgg GAGCCGTcagcctgctgctcctcatcTACCTGGTGTTCACCAGCTTCTGGCCCATCTCTGCGCTCTACCTGGCCTGGATCATCTTTGACTGGGACACGCCAGAGAAAG GTGGCAGGAGGCTGCCGTGCCTGCGGCGATGGCCCGTCTGGCGGCACTTTCGGGATTATTTCCCCGTGAAG CTGGTGAAGACGCACGACCTGTCCCCCAGCCACAACTACATCATCGGCTCCCACCCCCACGGCATCCTCTGCGTCGGCGCCTTCTGCAACTTCATCACCGGCTCCACGGGCTTCGGGGGGATGTTCCCGGGCATCCGGCCCTACCTCACCACCCTGGCCGGCAACTTCCGCCTGCCCGTCTTCAGGGAGTACCTGATGAGCGGGGGTGAGAGGCTGCGGGcgctgcctgcaccctgccctgcacc ctgcaccctgcctgcaccctgcctgcaccctgcctgcaccctgcacCTGCACCCTGCAC ctgcactgccccTACACTGCACCCTCACCCTGCCTGAACTGCACCCTCACCCTGCTACCACCCTGCCCACACCCTGtctgcaccctgcctgcacaCTACCTGCACTGCACCCTCACCCTGCCAGCACCCTAACTCTATCCTCACCCTGCCCacgccctgcctgccccctgcctgAACTGCACCCTCACTTTGCTAGCACCCAGTCTGCACCCTGCCTGTGCCCCACCTGCACCCTTGCCTGA
- the LOC127389651 gene encoding diacylglycerol O-acyltransferase 2-like isoform X3, whose protein sequence is MKTIIAACSQNLSGSRASIQTALRTLLVSPWPSRWDVRSWLQLLSVLQWVLSFLLLGAVSLLLLIYLVFTSFWPISALYLAWIIFDWDTPEKGGRRLPCLRRWPVWRHFRDYFPVKLVKTHDLSPSHNYIIGSHPHGILCVGAFCNFITGSTGFGGMFPGIRPYLTTLAGNFRLPVFREYLMSGGERLRALPAPCPAPCTLPAPCLHPACTLHLHPAPAPCTLHLHPAPCTAPCLHPAPAPCTLHCTLPCTLHCTGPCTAPCLHCPYTAPSPCLNCTLTLLPPCPHPVCTLPAHYLHCTLTLPAP, encoded by the exons ATGAAAACCATCATTGCAGCCTGTTCCCAAAACCTGAGTG GCAGCCGTGCCAGCATCCAGACCGCCCTGCGCACCCTGCTGGTGTCCCCCTGGCCCTCGCGGTGGGACGTCCGCTCctggctccagctcctctccgTCCTGCAGTGGGTGctcagcttcctgctgctgg GAGCCGTcagcctgctgctcctcatcTACCTGGTGTTCACCAGCTTCTGGCCCATCTCTGCGCTCTACCTGGCCTGGATCATCTTTGACTGGGACACGCCAGAGAAAG GTGGCAGGAGGCTGCCGTGCCTGCGGCGATGGCCCGTCTGGCGGCACTTTCGGGATTATTTCCCCGTGAAG CTGGTGAAGACGCACGACCTGTCCCCCAGCCACAACTACATCATCGGCTCCCACCCCCACGGCATCCTCTGCGTCGGCGCCTTCTGCAACTTCATCACCGGCTCCACGGGCTTCGGGGGGATGTTCCCGGGCATCCGGCCCTACCTCACCACCCTGGCCGGCAACTTCCGCCTGCCCGTCTTCAGGGAGTACCTGATGAGCGGGGGTGAGAGGCTGCGGGcgctgcctgcaccctgccctgcacc ctgcaccctgcctgcaccctgcctgcaccctgcctgcaccctgcacCTGCACCCTGCACCTGCACCCTGCACCCTGCACCTGCACCCTGCACCCTGCActgcaccctgcctgcaccctgcacCTGCACCCTGCACCCTGCACTgcaccctgccctgcaccctgcaCTGCACTGGCCCCtgcactgctccctgcctgcactgccccTACACTGCACCCTCACCCTGCCTGAACTGCACCCTCACCCTGCTACCACCCTGCCCACACCCTGtctgcaccctgcctgcacaCTACCTGCACTGCACCCTCACCCTGCCAGCACCCTAA
- the LOC127389651 gene encoding diacylglycerol O-acyltransferase 2-like isoform X2: MKTIIAACSQNLSGSRASIQTALRTLLVSPWPSRWDVRSWLQLLSVLQWVLSFLLLGAVSLLLLIYLVFTSFWPISALYLAWIIFDWDTPEKGGRRLPCLRRWPVWRHFRDYFPVKLVKTHDLSPSHNYIIGSHPHGILCVGAFCNFITGSTGFGGMFPGIRPYLTTLAGNFRLPVFREYLMSGGERLRALPAPCPAPCTLPAPCLHPALLCPALHPAPAPCLHPACTLPAPCTCTLHLHPAPCTCTLHPALHPACTLHLHPAPCTAPCPAPCTALAPALLPACTAPTLHPHPACTAPSPCQHPNSILTLPTPCLPPA; the protein is encoded by the exons ATGAAAACCATCATTGCAGCCTGTTCCCAAAACCTGAGTG GCAGCCGTGCCAGCATCCAGACCGCCCTGCGCACCCTGCTGGTGTCCCCCTGGCCCTCGCGGTGGGACGTCCGCTCctggctccagctcctctccgTCCTGCAGTGGGTGctcagcttcctgctgctgg GAGCCGTcagcctgctgctcctcatcTACCTGGTGTTCACCAGCTTCTGGCCCATCTCTGCGCTCTACCTGGCCTGGATCATCTTTGACTGGGACACGCCAGAGAAAG GTGGCAGGAGGCTGCCGTGCCTGCGGCGATGGCCCGTCTGGCGGCACTTTCGGGATTATTTCCCCGTGAAG CTGGTGAAGACGCACGACCTGTCCCCCAGCCACAACTACATCATCGGCTCCCACCCCCACGGCATCCTCTGCGTCGGCGCCTTCTGCAACTTCATCACCGGCTCCACGGGCTTCGGGGGGATGTTCCCGGGCATCCGGCCCTACCTCACCACCCTGGCCGGCAACTTCCGCCTGCCCGTCTTCAGGGAGTACCTGATGAGCGGGGGTGAGAGGCTGCGGGcgctgcctgcaccctgccctgcacc ctgcaccctgcctgcaccctgcctgcaccctgcactgctctgccctgcacTGCACCCTGcacctgcaccctgcctgcaccctgcctgcaccctgcctgcaccctgcacCTGCACCCTGCACCTGCACCCTGCACCCTGCACCTGCACCCTGCACCCTGCActgcaccctgcctgcaccctgcacCTGCACCCTGCACCCTGCACTgcaccctgccctgcaccctgcaCTGCACTGGCCCCtgcactgctccctgcctgcactgccccTACACTGCACCCTCACCCTGC CTGCACTGCACCCTCACCCTGCCAGCACCCTAACTCTATCCTCACCCTGCCCacgccctgcctgccccctgcctgA
- the LOC127389651 gene encoding diacylglycerol O-acyltransferase 2-like isoform X1: MKTIIAACSQNLSGSRASIQTALRTLLVSPWPSRWDVRSWLQLLSVLQWVLSFLLLGAVSLLLLIYLVFTSFWPISALYLAWIIFDWDTPEKGGRRLPCLRRWPVWRHFRDYFPVKLVKTHDLSPSHNYIIGSHPHGILCVGAFCNFITGSTGFGGMFPGIRPYLTTLAGNFRLPVFREYLMSGGLCPVTRRAIGYLLSKNGTGNAVAIVIGGAAESLSCRPGVTTLVLRKRKGFVRMALQHGAHLVPSFSFGENDLFRQVVFEEGSWMRSIQQRFQKIMGFAPCVFYGRGLTSVQSWGFLPYPRPITTVVGEPVMVPKIENPSPEVVDMYHEMYISSLLKLFHENKTKYGLSETDELHIL, from the exons ATGAAAACCATCATTGCAGCCTGTTCCCAAAACCTGAGTG GCAGCCGTGCCAGCATCCAGACCGCCCTGCGCACCCTGCTGGTGTCCCCCTGGCCCTCGCGGTGGGACGTCCGCTCctggctccagctcctctccgTCCTGCAGTGGGTGctcagcttcctgctgctgg GAGCCGTcagcctgctgctcctcatcTACCTGGTGTTCACCAGCTTCTGGCCCATCTCTGCGCTCTACCTGGCCTGGATCATCTTTGACTGGGACACGCCAGAGAAAG GTGGCAGGAGGCTGCCGTGCCTGCGGCGATGGCCCGTCTGGCGGCACTTTCGGGATTATTTCCCCGTGAAG CTGGTGAAGACGCACGACCTGTCCCCCAGCCACAACTACATCATCGGCTCCCACCCCCACGGCATCCTCTGCGTCGGCGCCTTCTGCAACTTCATCACCGGCTCCACGGGCTTCGGGGGGATGTTCCCGGGCATCCGGCCCTACCTCACCACCCTGGCCGGCAACTTCCGCCTGCCCGTCTTCAGGGAGTACCTGATGAGCGGGG GCCTGTGCCCGGTGACACGCCGTGCCATCGGGTACCTGCTCTCCAAGAACGGCACCGGCAACGCGGTGGCCATCGTCATCGGCGGCGCGGCCGAGTCGCTCTCCTGCCGTCCTGGTGTCACCACCCTCGTCCTCAGGAAGCGCAAGGGCTTCGTCCGCATGGCCCTGCAGCACGG GGCACACCTGgtcccctccttctccttcgGGGAGAACGACCTCTTTCGCCAGGTGGTCTTTGAGGAGGGCAGCTGGATGAGGAGCATCCAACAGCGCTTCCAGAAGATTATGGGCTTTGCTCCTTGTGTCTTCTACGGCCGGGGTCTCACCTCCGTCCAGTCCTGGGGCTTCCTCCCCTACCCCAGACCCATCACCACCGTGG TGGGGGAGCCAGTGATGGTGCCCAAGATCGAGAACCCAAGCCCTGAGGTGGTGGACATGTACCATGAGATGTACATCAGCTCCCTGCTCAAGCTCTTCCACGAGAACAAGACCAAGTACGGGCTGTCAGAGACGGACGAGCTGCACATCCTCTGA
- the LOC127389651 gene encoding diacylglycerol O-acyltransferase 2-like isoform X7 — translation MKTIIAACSQNLSGSRASIQTALRTLLVSPWPSRWDVRSWLQLLSVLQWVLSFLLLGAVSLLLLIYLVFTSFWPISALYLAWIIFDWDTPEKGGRRLPCLRRWPVWRHFRDYFPVKPQLHHRLPPPRHPLRRRLLQLHHRLHGLRGDVPGHPALPHHPGRQLPPARLQGVPDERGAHLVPSFSFGENDLFRQVVFEEGSWMRSIQQRFQKIMGFAPCVFYGRGLTSVQSWGFLPYPRPITTVVGEPVMVPKIENPSPEVVDMYHEMYISSLLKLFHENKTKYGLSETDELHIL, via the exons ATGAAAACCATCATTGCAGCCTGTTCCCAAAACCTGAGTG GCAGCCGTGCCAGCATCCAGACCGCCCTGCGCACCCTGCTGGTGTCCCCCTGGCCCTCGCGGTGGGACGTCCGCTCctggctccagctcctctccgTCCTGCAGTGGGTGctcagcttcctgctgctgg GAGCCGTcagcctgctgctcctcatcTACCTGGTGTTCACCAGCTTCTGGCCCATCTCTGCGCTCTACCTGGCCTGGATCATCTTTGACTGGGACACGCCAGAGAAAG GTGGCAGGAGGCTGCCGTGCCTGCGGCGATGGCCCGTCTGGCGGCACTTTCGGGATTATTTCCCCGTGAAG CCACAACTACATCATCGGCTCCCACCCCCACGGCATCCTCTGCGTCGGCGCCTTCTGCAACTTCATCACCGGCTCCACGGGCTTCGGGGGGATGTTCCCGGGCATCCGGCCCTACCTCACCACCCTGGCCGGCAACTTCCGCCTGCCCGTCTTCAGGGAGTACCTGATGAGCGGGG GGCACACCTGgtcccctccttctccttcgGGGAGAACGACCTCTTTCGCCAGGTGGTCTTTGAGGAGGGCAGCTGGATGAGGAGCATCCAACAGCGCTTCCAGAAGATTATGGGCTTTGCTCCTTGTGTCTTCTACGGCCGGGGTCTCACCTCCGTCCAGTCCTGGGGCTTCCTCCCCTACCCCAGACCCATCACCACCGTGG TGGGGGAGCCAGTGATGGTGCCCAAGATCGAGAACCCAAGCCCTGAGGTGGTGGACATGTACCATGAGATGTACATCAGCTCCCTGCTCAAGCTCTTCCACGAGAACAAGACCAAGTACGGGCTGTCAGAGACGGACGAGCTGCACATCCTCTGA